GGGAcgttaaattttttttattacacaTCAAAGATATGAGCGTTTTTGAAGCAGCTCTTATATTAGTTGaccaaataaaattcattaaataGAATTATAACTTGAAAAAGTATGCAAAAATTCAGAATAAGAAAAAGATTGAAAGTTGGTGTCTCATCTGAAAAATAACCTTTTAAGAACATAGaactaaaatatatatatgtacatagatATTATTATCTATTAGATCTATCGATCAAAATGTTTAAAAAGAAAGTcaaataaaacagaaaacggAAACATTAATGTTAGAGTTGTGCACAATGCAGTTATAAAATACTGCGCACACGGATAcataaatatagaaaagaaatatataattaattgctTAGAGtgtaaagaaataattatataaatcatTAAAAGAGATAAAAATCGTATACATGTATTATCAAAAGTAAAAATTAGATTGTATATTTCTAATACAAATGATGATCCTTGCTAAAGTCATGTTGATAATTACTTCGTCATCAATACTTAATTTTCTTCAGAATTTACTATCTATCTTTATCCATAACAATAATAGTCGAACATAACATTAAAAAGCTAATATAAAGATACTTAACGATAATGCATCTAAAAATCCTAGtcaaatgcgttataactttttCGATAAGCTATCTACGCGAATAGTAATTGTAATTTCTTCCGATTACAAATAACAAAAAGTGCAAATGCAcaatatagaaattaaaaaggaaaagcccaatatatgttttaaataaaattatccgAAATATGACATCCTCCGAAAAGATGGACATATGGACGTATATACTTAGATTTATCATAATCAAATAAAACgttaaaacaaataattttgcTATTCGAATTATGCTATTTCATTCGAATTCAACATTGACATAACAACGCAGATTGCTTCTTGTAATTCTAATACATATTCTGTTTGTAACTTGTCCGGACGAATGAAATTGATACGATTAAATTATATGCTATTAAATTTGATTTTGTTTATTGCTATATGCATACTTTGTTTTATATCTACAcattatttttatcttcttcAGTTCGTATATAGAATATCACCTAATTTTTGCCTACGATAACAGAAAATTTGCTAAATCAGATATAATACAACGTACTAATCTTTTTCGTTCCTCGCGCTCACctctttttctcgtttctttttcttctctttgctGGTATGTATTTATATGCTTTTAAGGAACAGATATATGTTTCAATATCatttatatagaataaaagCATGTTTGATATTATGGAATATCTGTACAGACAAAATAATCGTATCATATAACCTGAAGTTTAGCAAATCGTATGTATTCGATAACATTTTTCTTACTATGATACTAAATTCGAACTTATATTATGAAGAAAAAAGCAACGATTTTCGCTAATCAGGCAAACATAACGAGTGTGTCTCTACATACTATCTATATTAAAATAATCGAATCACGTTGAAAACGAACGAATCAGGCGATTATAGTATTATTCTAATCTCCGTATTCTTTGGTATGCGTAATATGTTAAATAATTACGATGATTCGACAAAAAGATCTTCGCTCGAATAACAAATACAACGATCTCGTTATAGAAGGCAcatgaataaaaaaaataacagGTGGTAATGAGAAACTAGCAAGGTTCTAACTAAAGGTATCTACGTGAAATTATGTTtaagaaataaattgaaaaacttGGGTCTTTTTATGTAAAGGACTTGGTAATGTTCGTACAAAGAGATCAATCGAAAACAATACGCAATTGCGATGACAAAACGTTtggtaacagaaaatatttGACCGATTACCTACTTCGTGCATGTATTGTTGTATACACGTAGGTATATGCGTGTaaatacaaatacatatatataacataagTATATACGTTTATGTAGAAgatgaaaaatgtataaaatattgcaaAGAGACCGAGAGAGCGGCGGATGATTCTAATCGATCAAGTATAACACCTTAGTTAAATTGTTACGATATTTCGTTCGTTAAAGAGACAAAGATTTACGTATCAGAttcgtatgtacatatgtatgtacacatgtacgtatatttaagaaaataagcaTATTTCTTGACACGATAATggaataaagaaataaagaaataaagaaacagCTCAATACGCGTTTTCCATTGCGTGCATATGCAGAACGCTTTGGAGAGCACGAAAAGAGCGTAAACGTTAGACTAGAGTGTAACTAAATCTTCGACGTTTATTAGTTCCAATAAGGTTATGACAAAGGAAACAAACGTACGATTAAAGAAACGAATGAGTTTTCGAACATACGCGAATGCTGCATATTTATCGTAAATGAAATTAGTTTCcaatgatataaatatattgaaTATTGATATATCGATATCGCAGTAAGTGCGGGATGAACGAAGCACTGAAAATTTGAGAAAAAGTTTTTGTTCTGAAAAAtaaagtatatatgtatatcgaacCGATGATTAACGAACCTTGTTTGTCACATTGTAACATTAATGAtcgaaaattgtaaaaatttgtctttGACACGATACGCAAGGATGgcaagagaagaagaaaaaatgagTGTGAGACACCTTACACAATCGCCGCATGatcaaaaaggaaaaaaagacaaGGAATCTGCTGCTGTTGCTACTGCTGTCCATAAATGATTTGATAGGATAGCGTATAAAAAATAGTATATAAGAAGACGCGGAGTAGGCGGGGTGGGATGGAGAAGAAGTGTTAAGGACGTtggtaaagaaaaagaaaagaattaaaagagaaaataattaGGAGAAATACAAGTATAAAATCGGCATGGCATCCGGCGATGTTTCGCAGGCACCGAGGAAACACGTTCGTCGAATACTCGTACGAATATAGGGACGCAAATAGTGCATGTAGTACGGTTGAGAAAAAGCCATCACCGCACGTGCCAAAGGCCAAGATTTAACGTACTCAATTGCGGCAACTTCATAATCCTCTCTAGACCGTTGGTACTTATCCTGGTGCATCCATAAAGATCGATACATTTCAAATGTTTCATACTCTCGGCAATGGTGTAGAGTCCTTTATCCGTTAATCTGCTGCACTGGCCGATGTTCAGTGTTTCGAGATCGTGCAAGGTCTTTGCGATCTTACAGATACCTTCGTCGCTGATTTGACAGGCAGAGAGAGaaagtaattttaaattaaacaatCCTTGGGAAATGTGAACAAGCGCTTGATCTCCAATCTTGTCGCAGAACGATACATCCAACGAGGAAATCCTGCTGCCACCTTCCGCGAGATAAGCCATACCGATGTCGGAGATATTATCGCAGGATCGAAGATTCAGTTCGCGCAAGCTAGACATCTTGGCCAGATGTTTCAACCCCGAATCGGTGATACACACACAAAACGAAAGGTTAATGGATTTCAAGGTAGTTAAACCGATCGACACGTGCCTGAGGGCTTCGTCGCTCAACCGCTGACAATCTTGAAGACTCAAATGCTCCAACGCGAGATTTCCCCCGGCTGATTCTCGATTTACACCAGCCAAATGAGCGATACCCAAATCAGATACTTGCCAACAGCTTCGTAAATCGAGTCTTTTTAACTTTTTCAAATTCCATGCTATACAGAGAAGCCCTCCGTTTGTAATGTTACAGCAACCACCGAGTTCTAAATGCTCGAGATTTTTTAAATACTGCACTATCCTACCGAGAGAAATATCCGACACTTGTTTGCACAGTGAAAGATTCAGCTCGATAAGCGTGGCATATTCTTGACAGAAAGCGTTGATTAAGCCTACATCGGTGATATTATAGCAACCTGAAAGATTCAAGGCCTCCAAGTTCGGCACGCCTTTCAAAACATCGCCGAGACCTCTTCGCAATGACAATACCTGGACCCTTTTTACCCCTCTTCTTACCAAGCTAGCAAATAATGCCGGGGCCTGCTTTCTTAGGTGTAACCTGGCCTCAACCCCTCGCCAGACAGACCGGTAATATGCCGCGTCTCTCCACGCGGTACATACTTGGGCAGCGCGTCCTTTATCCCTGACCTCCAGGTAGCTAAAGATCAACGCCAATATTTCAGGATACAGGCAAGAGATATGCGTGCTCGGTACTGTGACAGTACCACGAGCAGTTACTTGCGGTTGTTGCCTCGACGAGAGACCTTGCGCGTACACCGGTAGGCCAGTCGTCGCACCGCTGTTATAATGTGACGGCGCGTTACTTGAGTTATAAAGAATCCCCTGATTCTGCGGCGACGTCGGTATCGCAGCCAGGTGCGGCTGGTGTAACTGATAATAATGTCCTGAACGATGAAGCAACGTTGTGCCGCGACTTGGCGTCAATGCCGGAAGTTCCGTCATCAACAGCTGACTTTCCTCC
Above is a window of Bombus affinis isolate iyBomAffi1 chromosome 5, iyBomAffi1.2, whole genome shotgun sequence DNA encoding:
- the LOC126916979 gene encoding F-box/LRR-repeat protein 14, whose protein sequence is MEESQLLMTELPALTPSRGTTLLHRSGHYYQLHQPHLAAIPTSPQNQGILYNSSNAPSHYNSGATTGLPVYAQGLSSRQQPQVTARGTVTVPSTHISCLYPEILALIFSYLEVRDKGRAAQVCTAWRDAAYYRSVWRGVEARLHLRKQAPALFASLVRRGVKRVQVLSLRRGLGDVLKGVPNLEALNLSGCYNITDVGLINAFCQEYATLIELNLSLCKQVSDISLGRIVQYLKNLEHLELGGCCNITNGGLLCIAWNLKKLKRLDLRSCWQVSDLGIAHLAGVNRESAGGNLALEHLSLQDCQRLSDEALRHVSIGLTTLKSINLSFCVCITDSGLKHLAKMSSLRELNLRSCDNISDIGMAYLAEGGSRISSLDVSFCDKIGDQALVHISQGLFNLKLLSLSACQISDEGICKIAKTLHDLETLNIGQCSRLTDKGLYTIAESMKHLKCIDLYGCTRISTNGLERIMKLPQLSTLNLGLWHVR